One stretch of Manis pentadactyla isolate mManPen7 chromosome 10, mManPen7.hap1, whole genome shotgun sequence DNA includes these proteins:
- the LOC118922189 gene encoding paired immunoglobulin-like type 2 receptor beta isoform X1 — translation MGRPQLLPQLLLLASLQAGSSAGSNRQFPYGVDQPAHLSAPEGGSVDIPFSFYYPWELAKEPKVDIGWRLTHFHGEILYNRTRSFTHHNYKNRIDLNWTKGSKNGSLRIRNLRKEDETTYFCRIRLDTRTEGSKLWQSTNGTKLSIIPASRTTSQGPTYTPTATTADLRGPGSKRSSGSWPLSVEAVVGVALVSALLKIPILGLMVYQWWTRSKGKCPGPPPSHQVSRLGDSQNPPAPECLEQPFKNADTHVA, via the exons ATGGGGcggccccagctgctgccccagctgctgctgctggcgTCTCTGCAGGCTG gCAGCTCAGCCGGATCCAATAGACAGTTCCCCTATGGGGTCGACCAACCAGCGCACCTCTCAGCCCCTGAGGGCGGCTCTGTGGACATCCCCTTCTCCTTCTACTACCCCTGGGAGTTAGCCAAGGAGCCCAAGGTGGATATAGGCTGGAGACTGACACACTTCCACGGGGAGATCCTTTACAACAGGACGCGGTCTTTCACCCATCACAATTACAAGAACCGGATCGACCTTAACTGGACCAAGGGGTCCAAGAATGGCTCCCTCAGGATCAGAAACCTGCGGAAAGAGGACGAGACTACATACTTCTGCCGGATCCGACTGGACACACGGACAGAGGGCAGCAAGTTGTGGCAATCCACCAACGGGACCAAACTGTCCATCATCCCCG CATCCAGGACAACAAGCCAGGGCCCCACCTACACCCCAACAGCCACCACCGCTGACCTCAGGGGTCCGGGGAGCAAAAGGAGCTCAGGGTCTTGGCCCCTGAGTGTGGAAGCTGTGGTCGGGGTGGCACTGGTGAGCGCTCTGCTCAAAATCCCAATTTTGGGACTGATGGTCTACCAATGGTGGACGAGAAGCAAAGGTAAGTGTCCAGGACCTCCACCCTCTCACCAGGTTTCCAGACTGGGTGACTCTCAGAACCCACCCGCACCAGAATGTCTGGAGCAGCCCTTTAAAAATGCAGATACCCATGTAGCTTAA
- the LOC118922189 gene encoding paired immunoglobulin-like type 2 receptor beta isoform X2: MGRPQLLPQLLLLASLQAGSSAGSNRQFPYGVDQPAHLSAPEGGSVDIPFSFYYPWELAKEPKVDIGWRLTHFHGEILYNRTRSFTHHNYKNRIDLNWTKGSKNGSLRIRNLRKEDETTYFCRIRLDTRTEGSKLWQSTNGTKLSIIPGETTSQGPTYTPTATTADLRGPGSKRSSGSWPLSVEAVVGVALVSALLKIPILGLMVYQWWTRSKGKCPGPPPSHQVSRLGDSQNPPAPECLEQPFKNADTHVA; this comes from the exons ATGGGGcggccccagctgctgccccagctgctgctgctggcgTCTCTGCAGGCTG gCAGCTCAGCCGGATCCAATAGACAGTTCCCCTATGGGGTCGACCAACCAGCGCACCTCTCAGCCCCTGAGGGCGGCTCTGTGGACATCCCCTTCTCCTTCTACTACCCCTGGGAGTTAGCCAAGGAGCCCAAGGTGGATATAGGCTGGAGACTGACACACTTCCACGGGGAGATCCTTTACAACAGGACGCGGTCTTTCACCCATCACAATTACAAGAACCGGATCGACCTTAACTGGACCAAGGGGTCCAAGAATGGCTCCCTCAGGATCAGAAACCTGCGGAAAGAGGACGAGACTACATACTTCTGCCGGATCCGACTGGACACACGGACAGAGGGCAGCAAGTTGTGGCAATCCACCAACGGGACCAAACTGTCCATCATCCCCGGTGA GACAACAAGCCAGGGCCCCACCTACACCCCAACAGCCACCACCGCTGACCTCAGGGGTCCGGGGAGCAAAAGGAGCTCAGGGTCTTGGCCCCTGAGTGTGGAAGCTGTGGTCGGGGTGGCACTGGTGAGCGCTCTGCTCAAAATCCCAATTTTGGGACTGATGGTCTACCAATGGTGGACGAGAAGCAAAGGTAAGTGTCCAGGACCTCCACCCTCTCACCAGGTTTCCAGACTGGGTGACTCTCAGAACCCACCCGCACCAGAATGTCTGGAGCAGCCCTTTAAAAATGCAGATACCCATGTAGCTTAA